TGTCGCGCCTGACGTGGTTCTTCCGTGGTGTCCGGCGTCGCGGGGCCTATCACGCCCTCATTGTGCTGCGCGCCGTCGTCCAGGCGCTGCCCGAGCGCCTCGCACACGCGCTCTTCCGCTTTCTGGCCGACCTCGTGTTCATCACCGTCGGGGTCCACCGCCGCCGCGCGCTCGACAACCTCCACATCGCGTTCCCGACCATGCCGCAAGCTCAGGCGCGGTGGATCGTCAAGCGTATGCTGCGCAATCTGGCCCGCAACGCCGTCGAGTTCATCCGCTTCCCGCTCTATTCCAGGCAGCGTATTCTGTCCATGGTGACGATCGATCGCAAAGACATCGTGGACCGCTTGGCCCGCGACGGGCGAGGCGCAGTCGCGGTCAGCGCGCATCTCGGTAACTGGGAGCTGCTCGGCGCGGCCATCGCCGCGATGGGCTACAAGATCAGCGTCGTCGCGCGCCGCATCTACTACCATAGGTTCGAGGAGCTCCTGCGCGGCACTCGACGCGCGGCCGGCGTGCGCGTCGTCTACCGAGACGAGCCGAAGGCCCTCCTGCGCGCGCTGCGTGACGGCCAATTCCTCGGCATCCTGCCCGACATGGACATTGTCAAGCTCGACAGCGTCTACGTCGAGTTCTTCGGC
The sequence above is a segment of the Verrucomicrobiota bacterium genome. Coding sequences within it:
- a CDS encoding lysophospholipid acyltransferase family protein encodes the protein MNRTRRRLESSPEGVSRLTWFFRGVRRRGAYHALIVLRAVVQALPERLAHALFRFLADLVFITVGVHRRRALDNLHIAFPTMPQAQARWIVKRMLRNLARNAVEFIRFPLYSRQRILSMVTIDRKDIVDRLARDGRGAVAVSAHLGNWELLGAAIAAMGYKISVVARRIYYHRFEELLRGTRRAAGVRVVYRDEPKALLRALRDGQFLGILPDMDIVKLDSVYVEFFGRLALTPTGPVALALRTGVPLVPAFIVRNDDGSHRILVEEPLELIRTGNMQKDLLVNTMRATKAIERVIRKYPDQWMWMHRRWQ